The Gloeothece verrucosa PCC 7822 genome contains a region encoding:
- a CDS encoding helix-turn-helix domain-containing protein, with protein sequence MTKDLRFICNLKQILEEKNLNQSELHRKSGVSMTTIRNLTSGAILERIDRGSTAKLLEALDCSFDQLYKIEWLEIED encoded by the coding sequence ATGACAAAAGATTTACGTTTTATCTGTAATTTAAAACAAATATTGGAGGAAAAAAACTTAAATCAATCCGAGTTACATAGAAAAAGTGGTGTTTCCATGACTACAATCCGTAATTTAACAAGTGGTGCTATTTTAGAGCGAATTGATAGGGGAAGTACCGCCAAATTGCTTGAAGCTTTAGATTGTAGCTTTGACCAATTGTATAAAATTGAATGGCTTGAAATTGAAGATTAA
- a CDS encoding tetratricopeptide repeat protein has protein sequence MSITTLNTSQELFQELNINLDEVPLEYLADYTAITYFLTIEGSLPSHVSNLEKVRRYLESFYHLCQIKDWQRSLIVLQIEPEAKIQEELHNLLGIWGYHEQQKLIYQNLLYKVNPQCDATCLTGLGNVYDTQGNYSLAIEYHTKQLELAQEIGDDSGEWIALVGLGNVQKALGNFQDSLTYFHQVLDIARQIKDIRGEVIALGSLGNIYMGLNNNDESKEYAEKCLTLAQQHQFSLFEARAAIILGNISRDENNVQAALNWYHHGLEIAQELDDIAVIIDAMRALGDSYEELGNSLEALDWLHKSLEIAQEFGDKAIEAESWRGLGNAYATLGNLEQAIFYYQKRLNFLELTEDKANIASNLQGLALAYDKLNRLAEAIKYEEKRLKVLKELEDWQKVADCYAYLGYAHLGLNNYYEALENLMAALALQKEQGNQRVKANTLYNLAELMAHLDQITPALQLCQEGLTVAQECDLELVEEFKELQELIEAYSRQLIEEKDDEV, from the coding sequence ATGAGTATAACCACCTTAAATACAAGTCAAGAATTATTTCAAGAACTAAATATTAATTTAGATGAAGTGCCTCTTGAGTATCTTGCTGATTATACGGCTATTACTTATTTCCTTACCATTGAAGGATCATTACCTAGTCATGTATCTAATTTAGAAAAGGTACGAAGATACTTAGAATCATTTTATCATTTATGTCAGATAAAAGACTGGCAAAGAAGTTTAATTGTATTACAAATCGAACCAGAGGCAAAAATTCAAGAAGAATTACACAATCTTTTAGGTATCTGGGGTTACCACGAGCAACAAAAATTGATTTATCAGAATTTGCTTTATAAAGTTAACCCTCAATGCGATGCTACTTGTTTAACTGGATTAGGAAACGTATACGATACTCAAGGTAATTATTCTTTGGCGATAGAGTACCACACCAAGCAACTAGAATTAGCTCAGGAAATAGGTGATGATTCAGGAGAATGGATAGCTTTAGTTGGTTTAGGAAATGTACAGAAAGCTTTAGGAAATTTTCAAGACTCCTTAACTTATTTTCATCAGGTGTTAGATATTGCTAGACAAATTAAAGATATTCGAGGAGAAGTCATCGCTTTAGGAAGTTTAGGAAATATTTACATGGGTTTAAATAATAATGATGAATCAAAAGAGTATGCCGAAAAATGTTTAACTTTAGCACAACAACATCAATTCTCGCTCTTTGAAGCTAGAGCGGCAATAATTTTAGGAAATATTAGTCGAGATGAAAATAATGTACAAGCGGCTTTAAACTGGTATCATCATGGGTTAGAAATAGCTCAAGAATTAGACGATATAGCTGTGATTATCGATGCAATGCGAGCGCTCGGTGATAGTTACGAAGAGCTTGGTAATTCTCTAGAAGCTTTAGATTGGTTACATAAAAGCTTGGAAATAGCTCAGGAGTTTGGGGATAAGGCAATAGAAGCAGAAAGTTGGCGGGGTTTGGGTAATGCTTATGCAACGTTGGGAAATCTAGAGCAAGCTATTTTTTATTACCAAAAACGCCTTAATTTTTTAGAATTAACTGAAGATAAGGCTAATATTGCTAGTAATCTTCAGGGATTAGCTTTAGCTTATGATAAATTAAATCGATTAGCTGAAGCCATTAAATATGAGGAAAAACGGTTAAAAGTTTTGAAAGAATTAGAAGATTGGCAAAAAGTGGCTGATTGTTATGCTTATCTCGGTTATGCTCATCTAGGCTTAAATAATTATTATGAAGCTTTAGAAAATTTGATGGCTGCTTTAGCTTTGCAAAAAGAACAAGGTAATCAAAGAGTAAAAGCTAATACTTTGTATAATTTGGCGGAATTAATGGCACATTTAGACCAAATTACTCCTGCATTGCAATTATGTCAAGAGGGTTTAACGGTAGCACAAGAATGTGATTTAGAATTGGTAGAAGAGTTCAAAGAACTACAAGAGTTGATAGAAGCTTATTCTCGGCAACT
- a CDS encoding NB-ARC domain-containing protein, with the protein MPRSARLHKERKAQVLEALKRKGFLTQGDLAAHLEVALSTINNFINSKPVYITKFEEICHALNLDKQAMLKPLNEEVNSNLASQEEIEKTSLFSFIAYDDYWVGRKDLITSLTEKLQGAFRFLFILGLTGIGKTALAERIILERQKTSSLTKSYDLKRVNFEALGNATDFMTVAIQWLESWNIPVASQQRNPEQVIWHLTQYLQHNTVLLLFDSFENLLVGNEEEGWGNLADNWWEKFFLSLLSAQSCQSRIIITSQDLPLSLVEQRYNQYWYCHLLTGLDENEQENLWEITGFNIDDNLEEKVLLMRLGKAYQGHPLVLRVISGEIWESFGGNVKAYWEDVKSKIETVETALAEAENEAQKQMGSEDNWKLHKLTRKVRLEVNKQRLTSVFKRLESQSTDAYYLICAASVYRIPVQVQGWLMQLAVLIKRIENQPCNEERQEMALEELCYRFLVEESVNPNNQRVLGLHHLIRSVALEHYQQLITKLKQRSKTA; encoded by the coding sequence ATGCCCCGTTCTGCTAGACTTCATAAAGAACGCAAAGCCCAAGTGCTTGAGGCTCTCAAACGTAAAGGATTTTTAACTCAGGGTGACTTAGCGGCACATTTAGAGGTTGCTTTATCGACAATTAATAATTTTATTAATAGTAAACCTGTTTATATCACTAAATTTGAAGAAATTTGTCATGCTCTAAATTTGGATAAACAGGCAATGTTAAAACCTTTAAATGAAGAAGTTAATAGCAATTTAGCCAGTCAAGAAGAGATAGAAAAAACGTCTTTATTTTCTTTTATTGCTTATGATGATTATTGGGTAGGGCGAAAAGATTTAATTACATCTTTGACGGAAAAATTACAAGGAGCATTTCGTTTTTTATTTATTCTAGGCTTGACGGGGATTGGAAAAACCGCACTAGCGGAACGTATTATTTTAGAAAGACAAAAGACATCTTCTTTAACAAAAAGCTATGATTTGAAGCGGGTAAATTTTGAGGCTTTAGGGAATGCTACAGATTTTATGACAGTGGCAATTCAATGGCTAGAATCCTGGAATATTCCAGTAGCTTCACAACAGCGAAACCCAGAACAAGTGATCTGGCATTTAACACAATATTTACAACATAATACCGTTCTTTTACTCTTTGATTCTTTTGAAAATTTGTTAGTAGGAAATGAAGAGGAGGGATGGGGAAATTTAGCGGATAATTGGTGGGAAAAGTTTTTTTTAAGTTTATTGTCGGCACAGTCTTGTCAAAGTCGGATTATAATTACATCTCAAGATTTACCTTTATCTTTAGTTGAACAACGCTATAATCAATACTGGTATTGTCATCTTTTAACAGGATTAGATGAAAATGAGCAAGAAAATTTATGGGAAATAACAGGTTTTAATATTGATGATAATTTAGAAGAAAAGGTGTTGTTAATGCGTTTAGGAAAAGCTTATCAAGGACATCCATTAGTTTTACGAGTAATTAGCGGAGAGATTTGGGAATCGTTTGGAGGAAATGTTAAAGCTTATTGGGAAGATGTTAAGAGTAAAATAGAAACAGTAGAAACTGCACTAGCTGAAGCCGAAAATGAAGCACAGAAACAAATGGGAAGTGAAGATAATTGGAAATTACATAAGTTAACGAGAAAAGTCCGTTTAGAAGTGAATAAACAAAGATTAACTTCTGTATTTAAGCGGTTAGAATCTCAGTCAACCGATGCTTATTATTTAATTTGTGCCGCGTCGGTTTATCGTATTCCCGTACAGGTACAGGGATGGTTGATGCAGTTAGCGGTATTAATTAAGCGAATTGAAAATCAGCCTTGTAATGAAGAAAGACAAGAAATGGCATTGGAAGAGTTATGTTATCGATTTTTAGTTGAAGAGTCAGTTAATCCAAATAATCAACGAGTATTAGGATTGCATCATTTAATTCGGAGTGTAGCATTGGAACATTATCAACAGTTAATAACTAAGTTAAAACAGCGATCAAAAACGGCTTAA